The genome window TTAACGCTCAATTGATAGCCGTTTTTGTCAGCCACCGCCTTAGCGATAGCCAGTCCGAGTCCATAGCCCGAACTGTGCCCACGCGTGCGCGCCTCATCACTACGATAAAATCTGTCAAAAATTTTCGCCTGGTCTTGTTTGGCGATGCCAATACCTTGGTCAACGACTGACAGCGTTTGCCCGTCCAGCCGAATGACTACCGTACTGCCTGGCGGTGAATATTTGATGGCGTTATCGATCAGCGTACCCAAAATTTGCGCCGCCGCCGCGACTGCGACCGTGTGCGTTACTGACGGCACTTGCATATCTAGCACTACTTGTTTTTTGTCAGCCACCGGCTGATAGCGATCAACCGTGTCGCGGACAAGTTTCGCCATATCGACCGCCTGTTTTTCAATCTGCTGATTATCGACCTGGGTAAGTTGCAACAAATTGTCCGTCAGCTCACACAATTTTTCAACCTCGTCAATATTGCGCTGAAATACCGCTCTCGCCTTTTTCTCATCCAGCGTTTTTTTGCGTAGCGCCACTTCGTTGGTGGTCATTAGCGCCGTCAGTGGCGTCCGCAGCTCGTGACTAGCATCCGACACAAATTGCACCTGGGCCCGCATTGCCCGCTCAATCGGCGTCAAGGTTCGCCGCGCCAACAGCAAACTCAACCAATACCCAATCAACAACATCACGCCGTTCAGTACTATCAATGACATAACGACCGACCCACGGGTTTCGCGGTTGCGCTGCTCCAGGCGGCGACTAAACTGACGTTCGACGAGCTCTGGTGGCTGCTGAGCGTGTTCGCTCGGTGGCAATGGACGATTTAATTGCACAGAAGTGATGGCATAAATAATCACACTAAAGGCTAGCGACAGCGTCATAATCACCGCCAAGTAGCTCAGCGCTAGACGCCTAACGCGCTGCTGTTTCATGACTTATCCTCCAGTTTATAGCCAAAGCCGGGGACAGTGTGAATCAATTTTGAGTCAAATGGTTTGTCGATTTTTCGGCGCAAAAACATGATGAATAATTCAACATTGTTCGGCAAGACATCGGCATCAAAATCCCACACGTGCGAGATGATTTGCTCTTTGGACAAAACCTTGCCAGCGTTGCGCATCAGATATTCCAAGACGCCGTACTCTTTGGCGGTCAAGTTAATTTCCTGATTCGCCCGCATTACTTTTTTCAGACTCGGATCAAGCGTCAAATCACCAACCCGCAAGACTTCTTCCAGCCTCTCGTTCGGACGGCGCAACAACGCTCGAAGACGCGCCAATAGCACCTCAAAGCTAAACGGCTTCGCCAAATAATCATCAGCGCCCATATCCAAGCCTTCGACAATATCCCGCTCGGCATCACGCGCTGTCAACATCAAAATCGGCGTCTGATTACCGTCTTTGCGTAGCGCCCGACAGACCTCATAGCCATTCATTTCCGGCAGCATCACGTCAAGAATAATCACATCGTACTCATCCGCCGTCGCCGTCCGATACCCCTCATCGCCATCATGCGCCACATCAACCGCATAGGCTTCATCTTCCAAGCCTTCTTTCAGCGACCGGGCAATGGCTACGTCGTCTTCTACTAGTAAAATTCTCATTAACTAATTGTCCTCTTTTTCAACTTTAACACAGACATCTGAAAAATTGCTTAAAGCTCCTCGCTCAAAAGTCGCTTAGTCGTCGCAATGAATGACAATTCTAGTACCATCTCCCGCTACAACCTTACATTTACCGCCGACAGGATACGTGAACTTCGGGTCGGTGTGACCAAAATCAAGATTGACCACCACTGGAATTTTTGAATCGATATTCTTTGAAAGAATGATGTCGCTAATCATGTCGTCAATCGCCCGAGATTCGCCCTGAAAACGCCCAACCAAAATTGCTTTTATCTGACGAAAAAATGACTGCTGCATCAATGCCTGCACGTGACGCTCAAGCGTTTCAGGAATTGAATCATAGCTATCGTCTTCAATTTTCGGAAAATATTCCGTACCGTTCAACAAGTTCAGGCTACAAAGATTACCGCCAATCATCACCCCTTCAGCCGACCCGCTCTGCACGACTCGCGGCCCATTATTTTCCAAAGCTTGGCGCGGCGAAGCTTCGTCATAATTCCACGGAAAATCGTAAAATATTTCCGATTGCTGAACGATAAATTCTGCCGGATTATCCGCAAACAAACACCGCCGAAAATACTCCAACGAATAATTAGCCTCTGGTAGCAAACCAAAACAATAGAAATTTGGCATCGCATAAGTCACCAGCCCAGTTTTTGCCAAAATCGCATGATTGAGGACGGTAATATCAGAAAAGCCACCAAAGAGCTTCGGATTGTCTTTAATAATTTGCCAGTCAATTTTACCAAGCAGCTGGTTGGAATTAAATCCGCCGATAGCCGCCAGAATACACTTCACGTTTTCGTCCATAAATGCTGCGTGTAAATCTTCAACCTTCTCATCGTCCGTCGGACAACCTCGCTGATTTCGAGAAAAAGCATTTTTGCTAAACGTAACCTTTAGCCCAAGTGATTCTAGGGCTACTTTCGCCCGATCTAAAACTCTTTCGTCAATATCGCTCGCTGAGCGCGCTGGTGCAATTACCCTCACTTCATCGCCTGGCTGTAATTTATCTGGTATCATATATTTCCTTTCCTAAAAATTAATTAATCAAAAAACCTCCCGCAGGAGGCATAAAACAGCAATAAAACACCTCCTGCTTACATGTGGAGATGATGATGGATTGAGAGTAAATTCATCATAGTTTCAGCATATCATAGCCATACTGAAAGATTAAAGCAATGAGCGAACTTCCACTGCTAGCACACCATAATGTTTTTGGTCAGCAGCAGAATAATATTTGTTGTATTCGGCAGCGGCAGCTTCGGCACTGGTGGCGTGCGGAATAACACGGTGGTAACCCTCGACCTGCACCATTTCTAAAAAGGAATTGTAGTGGCGGATGGCGATAATCTCCACGCGTGCTTGATCTGGTTCGCCGTCGTGTAGTATTCCTTCGGCATCGCGAACATCGCGGCGCAGGCGAATCTTATCGCCGACTCGGTACTCGGCAAACTTTCCACGATTCAACCGACCTTCAACCGTCTTCCGCCCGGCGATAATATCGTCGAGTAATTTTGATTCTCGTCCTGAGTACCAGATTTTCATAATTCCTACAGTGTTGTATCTTTTTTATAGTTTTTCTTAACCCCTAGCCAGCAGCGGTGTCATAGTAAAATTATAGCACAGCCTATAAACGTGTTTCTGCTAGGCATGCCTACCAAACTACAATAAAATCTTTAGGTTAGGCAAACCTTAAACGGCTATCGCCTGCGCCTCTGGCCAAATTCGCTACACCAGCCGTTTGCCGCGAGCCATCAGTCGCACCCAAGCATCGCCATAAGCTTGGTCGACTGCCATCAATCCCTTATGCCGCAAGTCCGCCAGCCAATCGTCCAGTTCATCTGCATCACCGTCACTGGCCTGTGGATTTTACAACCAGTCGTCATATGGCTACTCGTCCAACTGTTCGGAATAACCAGCACTTTTGGTTTGAGCATGGCAAAATTAGCCGCCACCAGCATCAGTCTGATGTGGAATTTCGTATGGTACCGAATCGTATTTCAAGGAACAAAGAAAAAACACCTCCGTAGAAGTGTCTTTTCTTGGCTCCGGGGGCGGGGTTCGAACCCGCGGCCTATTGGTTAACAGCCAACCGCTCTACCGCTGAGCTACCCCGGAATACGTGTCGTATTATAGCGAGTTTTCAATCAGTTGTAAAGTTACCGGCGGACGATTTCCAGGGCTTTTTTCAAGATCTCTGTCTCCAGGCGCGATTTCTCATCATCCATCGCTTCCCGCTGCTTAATCTCCTTTGCCAAATTTTGCCACCACGCCTCTTTTTCCGACTGGCACAGCGCCAGTGACCGCACCTCGCCGTCGCGCTTATCTAACATCCCGGCCGCCACCAGGTTATCGACATGCTTCGCCACCGTTGAGACCGACTTATACCCCAGTGCCTGCATAATTTCCCGCAGCGTCGGGCTATAGCCATTACCCTTGATAAAGCCATCGATGAAATCTAGCAGTATTTTTTGCTTTTTTGTTGGCTGCATGCCTTTAGTATAACCTGCCCGAGTTATTTGCGCTATACTAAAGAGGTGAAGCGAATATCATCGACGATACGTGTGTGGCTGCTGGCCGCCGTACTGTTTGGCGGCGCACTGTCCTTGCAGCCGAGCATCAGCCTGGCAATGCTCGATTTTCCATCATTCCGCATTGGACTATATCAAGTGGCGGTGATCGGCGTGGTTGGCTGCGGTCTTGGCATAATGGTGCGCCAGCGACTGTGGCCTCGGGGGCGATGGTGGTGGCTGAGCATTGGTATGCTGGCTGTCACCAGTATCGTTGGGCTGTTATTATCTTATGTCCGAGCGCGTACCGCATTATATACGGCATCGCTTTTATTGCTGCTGGTGGCCGCGGTATGTGCTGCTCTGATGTACCGGTCACTATCAGCGGGCAATCGGCGGCGCCTCATGACAATTGGCTTGTGGAGCGGCATCGTGTTTGGTGTGTTAGCGGTGCTGCAGCTCATCTTTGCTCACGTTGAGCCAACGGCGTTTGGTACGCTCTGCTCGGGCTGTCATGCTGGCGTGTTTGGCTTTGTCAGGATTAATCTGTTTGCTGCTGAGCCGCAATTTTTAGCAAGCAGCTTACTGCCAGCCCTGTTCGTTGGACTGTGCTGGCGAGAGCGACGGCGGCTGGCTGGCTGGAGCGTTTTTGGTAGCAGCGTGGCAATCAGCCTCACGTTTTCGCGCGGCGCGTTTATCGCGATAATTGGTGCGGGTATCGTGTATGGTATCGTCCGCTGGTGGCAGCGGTGTAGAAGCGGGTCTCGTTCTATTGACACCGTGGAGCCTATTCGTCGTGATACGTGGCGTCAGCTCGGCATCATCACGGCCGGGTTTGTGGTTGGATGCACTCTACTGCTGGTATCAGCGGTGGTTCGCTATCACAACACACCGCATATTGCCTATAATACTGCAGTGAGCATGCTTGACCAGTTGTCGCTCGGCCGCATTAAATTACCGCAAAAAAATACCATCCCAACGCCGGGCAGCACGCCCTCACCGCAGGTACCGCCAACCAGCGAGACTACAGCACCAGAGGCACCGCCCGCCACCCAGCCAAACCCGCTCGCACCATCAGCCAATTTCCAGCCATCGGGTTTCGTCGCCGCTTCGGCTAATGACCGACTCAACGCCGCTCGACTGGCGCTCCGAGCCTGGGCAGTAAGTCCACGCACCATACTCTTTGGGACTGGCCTTGGCAATCTCGGCAGCTTTATCCAACACCAGCTGCATCAACCGGTATCGACCGATCACACGGTGTATATTTTCTACGTTTTGCTGCTGAGTAATATTGGCGTTGTCGGTATGATACCGCTTCTAGCACTGCTTGCCGTCACGCTATGGCGCAGTGGCCGATGGCTACTAAAACCGTGGGGGCAATTTGCCTTACTATTAACGACGGCTATCGCCATCCACTTTTGGTTTTTTGGCAGCTTGATCAACTCGGTGCACTGCCTTGCATGGATTGGTATTTTCTTGTATAATCACCCCAAAGGTCATGAAGAAGAACTCTGATTTTTACTTCAAATTGGTGTTGATCGGGCTGGACGTACTGGCGCTAGTTGGTGCGTTCACGGCGGCATACATCATGCGCGTATCACTCGACACGCGACCCTTCCATGTGCAAATTGGGGCGCTGGAGTTTATCACGTCGATTGTGCTGATGCTGCCGCTGTGGGTTGTCTTGTTCTCGTTTTTTGGGCTATACGACCGTGAGCACTACATTCATCCGCTGCGTGAATTTTGGCGACTGGGCATGGCGGCGGTTTGCGGCATCATGATGATGATTTCCTTTAGCTTCTTTAGCAACACACCGCTCTTTCCGGCCAAGATGGTGGTGATTTATGCGCTGATCATCAGCTTTGTCATCTTGCTCATCCTGCGTAGCGCTGCCAATATCGTGCGGCTGCATCTGCTGCGCAAAAACATCGGCATCAAGCGTGTGGCGCTGGTCGGCAATGCCGAATCGACGCGAACGCTGGCAGAGTTTATCAGCGCCTATCCGTCAACTGGCTTTCATCTCAGTGCTATTGTGTCCAAAGATGAGCTTATCCCGCCGCGACTCAAGGGTTTGCGGCGTTCGACATTGGCATCGGCCTTGACTCGCGATAAAATTGACGCCATTATTCAGACCGACACTGCTCGCAGCGAAGCGCACTATAACTTGGCGGAGCAGCACTATCTTGATTTTTATCAAGCGCCAGCCCTCGACGGCCTGATGACGGCGCGCCATACGGTGGAGATTATCAATTCCGTGCCGCTAGCGTACATTCACCCAACGCCGCTAGCTACCGGCTACGGACGCGTGGTCAAACGGTTGATGGATCTCATCGGTGCGACCATTGGTATTATCATTACCTCGCCGATTATGCTGCTGGTAGCAATCGCCGTTAAGCTCGGCGACCCGCGCGGCCCCGTGCTGATGCATGGGCGGCAGCGGCGACGCTTGACCCAGTTTAATCGCCCGTTCAAGGTGTATAAATTTCGTTCACACTACGCCAAGTTTGACGGCAAAACTGACGAGGAGGTGTTCGCGATGATTGGTAAACCGGAGCTGATCGACGAATATCGGCAAAACGGTGATCGGCTCAACCACGACTTTCGCGTCACACCGGTCGGTCGTTTCATTCGCCGGTTTAGTCTCGACGAGCTGCCGCAGTTATTTAACGTTATCAAGGGCGATATTAGCCTCGTTGGGCCGCGGGCGCTGGTGCCGCACGAGCTGAGCAATTACGAGAAAAAGCACACGCTACTGACGGTCAAGTCTGGCCTGACTGGCCTAGCGGTTGTGTCGGGGCGGCGCAGTATCGGCTTTGAAGAGCGGCGGCGACTGGATCTTTATTATGTACAAAACTGGAGTTTGTGGCTGGATATCACCATCCTCCTCAAGACCTGCCTGGTCATCTTTAAGAAGGAGCCGTGATGCGCACCCAGCCGACCATTGCGATCGTTCATGACTGGTTGTATGGCGGCGGCGCCGAGCAGGTTGTTTTGGCGCTCCACCAGCTCTATCCTGAGGCCCCGATTTATACCTCGTACTGCTCGAGAACGTGGCGAGAGAAGCTTGATAACAAGGTGGTGACCGGGTATTTGCAGCATTGGCCATTCGCTCAGCTCAGGCGACTGCTGCCGGTACTCAGGCAGCGGTGGTTTGCGCGGCTGGATCTCGGGCAATTTGATATTATCATTTCCAGCTCTGGTAACGGCGAGGCCAAGTTTATCCGAACCACCCGCCCCGATCAACGACATATCTGTTATTGTCATACGCCGACGCATTTTTATTGGCGGCACTACCAGGAATACCTGCGTCGACCGAGCTTTCGACCGCGGTGGCTGGCGCGACTGGGCTTGCGGCTGCTAGTCCGGCCCCTCCGGCGACGTGATTATCAGGCGGCGCAGCGGGTTGATGTTTTCTTGGCTAATTCCACCGCCATTCAAGCTGATATCAAGCAATTCTATGACCGAGACAGTATCGTCGTCTTTCCGCCGGTACAAACAACCAGCTTTATGGCGCTCGCAAAAACCAGGCCACGCTCCGTCACACTACCCACCCGGCCGCGCTGCCTGGTGTGGGGGCGACTGGTGCCGATGAAGCGGCTGGACTTGGTAATTCAGGCCTGTCAGCAGCTTGGTTGGCCACTGGACATCATGGGCGATGGGCCTGATCGCGAGCGGCTGGAGAAGCTGGCGGGTGACTCGACGCGCTTTCTTGGCTACGTCAGTGACGAGGCCCGGGCTGCCGCCATTCAACAAGCCGACTTATTTATCTTTACCGCCCACGAAGATTTTGGCGTCGCACCAGTCGAAGCCTTGGCCGCCGGACTACCGGTGGTAGCGTACCAGGCCGGTGGCGCGCTGGATTATATCAACCCCGGTAAGAACGGCTGGTTTTTTGCTGAACAAACAGTTGAGAGCTTGGTAGCAACGCTACAGACACTGCCTGGTCAACAGGTCTCGCCGCGGGCCATCGCCGCTTCCGCTAAACCATTTGCCGAACATGCCTTTACACTCGCTATAAAGAAAATTATAACCAACGAAAGGAGGGGTGCTCATGCGCATCGCCATTGATGCTCGTACATTGCGGACGAGCACCGGCCGTTACGTCGAACGGCTGATTCACTATTTACAAAAAATTGATAACAGGAATGACTATATTATCTTGCTCAAGCCAAAAGACATGGATAGCTGGCAGGCCGATAACCCGCGCTTTCAGAAAGTCGCCTGTCCATTTGCTGAGTTTTCATTCGCCGAGCAGCGGGGTTTTAAGAAACAGCTGGAGGAGCTGCGCCCAGATCTCGTCCATTTTGCAATGGTTCAGCAGCCCGTGTGGTATCACGCCAGCCCAGTCGTCACCACCATGCAAGACCTCACCACCGTTCGGTTCAACAACCCTGACAAAAACCCGGTAGTCTTTTGGGTGAAGCAGCAAATTTATAAATGGGTCAACAAAAAAGTTGCTAGAAAGTCAGCTCATATTATCACCATCTCTGAATTCGTCAAGCGTGACTTGGTGGACTTTACCG of Candidatus Nanosynbacter lyticus contains these proteins:
- a CDS encoding sensor histidine kinase, with amino-acid sequence MKQQRVRRLALSYLAVIMTLSLAFSVIIYAITSVQLNRPLPPSEHAQQPPELVERQFSRRLEQRNRETRGSVVMSLIVLNGVMLLIGYWLSLLLARRTLTPIERAMRAQVQFVSDASHELRTPLTALMTTNEVALRKKTLDEKKARAVFQRNIDEVEKLCELTDNLLQLTQVDNQQIEKQAVDMAKLVRDTVDRYQPVADKKQVVLDMQVPSVTHTVAVAAAAQILGTLIDNAIKYSPPGSTVVIRLDGQTLSVVDQGIGIAKQDQAKIFDRFYRSDEARTRGHSSGYGLGLAIAKAVADKNGYQLSVKSEPGQGSTFSLHF
- a CDS encoding response regulator transcription factor, which codes for MRILLVEDDVAIARSLKEGLEDEAYAVDVAHDGDEGYRTATADEYDVIILDVMLPEMNGYEVCRALRKDGNQTPILMLTARDAERDIVEGLDMGADDYLAKPFSFEVLLARLRALLRRPNERLEEVLRVGDLTLDPSLKKVMRANQEINLTAKEYGVLEYLMRNAGKVLSKEQIISHVWDFDADVLPNNVELFIMFLRRKIDKPFDSKLIHTVPGFGYKLEDKS
- a CDS encoding S66 family peptidase → MIPDKLQPGDEVRVIAPARSASDIDERVLDRAKVALESLGLKVTFSKNAFSRNQRGCPTDDEKVEDLHAAFMDENVKCILAAIGGFNSNQLLGKIDWQIIKDNPKLFGGFSDITVLNHAILAKTGLVTYAMPNFYCFGLLPEANYSLEYFRRCLFADNPAEFIVQQSEIFYDFPWNYDEASPRQALENNGPRVVQSGSAEGVMIGGNLCSLNLLNGTEYFPKIEDDSYDSIPETLERHVQALMQQSFFRQIKAILVGRFQGESRAIDDMISDIILSKNIDSKIPVVVNLDFGHTDPKFTYPVGGKCKVVAGDGTRIVIHCDD
- a CDS encoding ASCH domain-containing protein, which codes for MKIWYSGRESKLLDDIIAGRKTVEGRLNRGKFAEYRVGDKIRLRRDVRDAEGILHDGEPDQARVEIIAIRHYNSFLEMVQVEGYHRVIPHATSAEAAAAEYNKYYSAADQKHYGVLAVEVRSLL
- a CDS encoding LexA family protein, whose amino-acid sequence is MQPTKKQKILLDFIDGFIKGNGYSPTLREIMQALGYKSVSTVAKHVDNLVAAGMLDKRDGEVRSLALCQSEKEAWWQNLAKEIKQREAMDDEKSRLETEILKKALEIVRR
- a CDS encoding O-antigen ligase family protein; the protein is MKRISSTIRVWLLAAVLFGGALSLQPSISLAMLDFPSFRIGLYQVAVIGVVGCGLGIMVRQRLWPRGRWWWLSIGMLAVTSIVGLLLSYVRARTALYTASLLLLLVAAVCAALMYRSLSAGNRRRLMTIGLWSGIVFGVLAVLQLIFAHVEPTAFGTLCSGCHAGVFGFVRINLFAAEPQFLASSLLPALFVGLCWRERRRLAGWSVFGSSVAISLTFSRGAFIAIIGAGIVYGIVRWWQRCRSGSRSIDTVEPIRRDTWRQLGIITAGFVVGCTLLLVSAVVRYHNTPHIAYNTAVSMLDQLSLGRIKLPQKNTIPTPGSTPSPQVPPTSETTAPEAPPATQPNPLAPSANFQPSGFVAASANDRLNAARLALRAWAVSPRTILFGTGLGNLGSFIQHQLHQPVSTDHTVYIFYVLLLSNIGVVGMIPLLALLAVTLWRSGRWLLKPWGQFALLLTTAIAIHFWFFGSLINSVHCLAWIGIFLYNHPKGHEEEL
- a CDS encoding exopolysaccharide biosynthesis polyprenyl glycosylphosphotransferase; the encoded protein is MKKNSDFYFKLVLIGLDVLALVGAFTAAYIMRVSLDTRPFHVQIGALEFITSIVLMLPLWVVLFSFFGLYDREHYIHPLREFWRLGMAAVCGIMMMISFSFFSNTPLFPAKMVVIYALIISFVILLILRSAANIVRLHLLRKNIGIKRVALVGNAESTRTLAEFISAYPSTGFHLSAIVSKDELIPPRLKGLRRSTLASALTRDKIDAIIQTDTARSEAHYNLAEQHYLDFYQAPALDGLMTARHTVEIINSVPLAYIHPTPLATGYGRVVKRLMDLIGATIGIIITSPIMLLVAIAVKLGDPRGPVLMHGRQRRRLTQFNRPFKVYKFRSHYAKFDGKTDEEVFAMIGKPELIDEYRQNGDRLNHDFRVTPVGRFIRRFSLDELPQLFNVIKGDISLVGPRALVPHELSNYEKKHTLLTVKSGLTGLAVVSGRRSIGFEERRRLDLYYVQNWSLWLDITILLKTCLVIFKKEP
- a CDS encoding glycosyltransferase — its product is MRTQPTIAIVHDWLYGGGAEQVVLALHQLYPEAPIYTSYCSRTWREKLDNKVVTGYLQHWPFAQLRRLLPVLRQRWFARLDLGQFDIIISSSGNGEAKFIRTTRPDQRHICYCHTPTHFYWRHYQEYLRRPSFRPRWLARLGLRLLVRPLRRRDYQAAQRVDVFLANSTAIQADIKQFYDRDSIVVFPPVQTTSFMALAKTRPRSVTLPTRPRCLVWGRLVPMKRLDLVIQACQQLGWPLDIMGDGPDRERLEKLAGDSTRFLGYVSDEARAAAIQQADLFIFTAHEDFGVAPVEALAAGLPVVAYQAGGALDYINPGKNGWFFAEQTVESLVATLQTLPGQQVSPRAIAASAKPFAEHAFTLAIKKIITNERRGAHAHRH